In Ruminococcaceae bacterium R-25, one genomic interval encodes:
- a CDS encoding leucine rich repeat (LRR) protein: MKASKTKIAVVLLLIVLGIVLFPGKKLSAAEEKSGSCGDNVTWTLDDEGTLTISGTGAMSDAAFYQRTDIKKVVIESGVTSIGKEAFRNCTSLTKISLPNSVTSIEEAAFQSCKLLAEVSIPNSVTSIGDSAFVNCSSLKSITISNSVTSIGKEAFNFCPSLSSITIPASVTSIGKDAFRNCTKLSSITIKKSLYDQCKDAFPDISSDIFHFYDGTCGDNVFWTLDDEGTLTISGEGAMSDAAFYQRTDIKKVVIESGVTSIGDSAFSRCESLISITIPNSVTSIGNYAFAYSTSLTNITLSNSITFIDQCAFYGCTSLTNITIPNSVTSIGVAAFGKCTSLTNVTLPNSVTSIVADAFYQCTSLTNITLPNSVTSIGADAFYQCTSLNNITLPNSLTSIREMAFFQCASLTNITIPNSVTSIGSYAFCECSSLANITIKKSLYEKCKNAFLNISSDKFHFYYDLKYTTDGNGSVTGPSDTFDSSAETLTMSPGTDYATDKVTWSDGSGDPVELKAVNGKYTMPKPSDGFDYESNTVTIRVTFRKVNHEITFKNYDGTVLEKKKVPEGEIPEYTGTIVPSKPSAGGYSYEFAGWDTAPVAVSGPATYTATYTRKKIEYEITFKNYDGTVLEKKNVPYGDVPSYTGTIVPSKPSSGGYSFEFAGWDTAPVAVTGPATYTATYTRKEIEYKVTFVDDDGVEICSDTVKYHEVPVFNGNNPVRKETDTHTFTFVGWSDGKTTYSLDQGLPQIESDTTFSPVFDPVVKPVYTVGEVKGDGQNSDIVIDVHRNVDDENCLTYFLGAAIDGTEMKADDQYTATKGSTIITIKKDYTSTLSAGEHEVTVKFNDGSVSTKVTIAAKANTDVPATGEVTGPATYIGLAIVAVACACGAGVVLLKKRKEA; encoded by the coding sequence ATGAAAGCATCGAAAACAAAGATTGCAGTGGTGTTATTACTTATTGTGTTGGGTATTGTTTTATTCCCGGGGAAGAAATTGAGCGCTGCTGAAGAGAAATCAGGAAGTTGCGGTGACAATGTAACATGGACATTAGATGATGAGGGAACGCTGACTATTTCCGGCACAGGAGCGATGAGCGACGCGGCATTTTACCAAAGAACCGATATTAAGAAAGTGGTGATAGAAAGTGGTGTAACCTCTATTGGTAAAGAAGCTTTTCGCAATTGTACAAGCCTTACAAAAATATCACTACCTAATAGCGTAACTTCAATAGAAGAAGCTGCTTTTCAAAGTTGCAAATTGCTTGCCGAAGTATCAATACCTAATAGTGTAACTTCAATAGGAGATAGTGCTTTTGTCAATTGTTCAAGCCTTAAAAGCATAACAATATCTAATAGTGTAACCTCTATTGGTAAAGAGGCATTTAATTTTTGTCCAAGTCTTTCTAGCATAACAATTCCCGCTAGTGTAACCTCTATTGGTAAAGATGCTTTTCGCAATTGTACAAAACTTTCAAGCATAACGATCAAGAAAAGTCTTTATGATCAATGTAAGGATGCATTCCCCGATATTTCTTCTGATATATTCCATTTCTATGACGGAACTTGCGGAGACAATGTATTCTGGACATTAGATGATGAGGGAACACTGACTATTTCCGGCGAAGGAGCGATGAGCGACGCGGCATTTTACCAAAGAACCGATATTAAGAAAGTGGTTATAGAAAGTGGTGTAACCTCTATTGGTGATAGTGCTTTTAGCAGATGTGAAAGCCTTATAAGCATAACAATACCTAATAGCGTAACCTCTATTGGTAATTACGCTTTTGCTTATAGTACAAGCCTTACAAACATAACACTATCTAATAGCATAACCTTTATTGATCAATGTGCGTTTTACGGATGTACTAGCCTTACAAACATAACAATACCTAATAGCGTGACTTCTATTGGTGTTGCTGCTTTTGGAAAATGCACAAGCCTTACAAACGTAACACTTCCTAATAGTGTGACTTCAATAGTAGCTGATGCTTTTTACCAATGTACAAGCCTTACCAACATAACACTTCCTAATAGTGTGACTTCAATAGGAGCTGATGCTTTTTACCAATGTACAAGCCTTAACAACATAACACTGCCTAATAGCTTGACTTCAATACGAGAAATGGCTTTTTTCCAATGTGCAAGCCTTACAAACATAACAATACCTAATAGCGTAACCTCTATTGGTAGTTATGCTTTTTGCGAATGCTCAAGCCTTGCAAACATAACGATCAAAAAAAGTCTCTATGAGAAATGTAAGAATGCGTTCCTAAATATTTCTTCTGATAAATTCCATTTCTATTATGATCTTAAATACACCACTGACGGGAACGGAAGTGTCACGGGACCGTCGGATACATTTGATTCAAGTGCTGAAACATTAACAATGAGTCCGGGTACAGATTATGCGACCGATAAAGTGACATGGTCTGACGGAAGCGGTGACCCGGTAGAATTAAAAGCTGTGAACGGCAAATATACAATGCCTAAGCCAAGCGATGGTTTCGATTACGAATCGAATACCGTCACAATCCGCGTAACATTTAGAAAGGTTAATCATGAGATCACCTTCAAAAATTACGATGGTACTGTGCTCGAGAAGAAGAAAGTACCGGAGGGAGAAATTCCCGAATATACAGGTACTATCGTTCCTTCAAAGCCATCAGCCGGCGGATATTCATATGAGTTTGCAGGCTGGGATACTGCACCGGTAGCAGTATCAGGCCCTGCAACATATACTGCTACTTATACCAGGAAGAAAATTGAATATGAGATCACCTTCAAGAATTACGATGGTACTGTGCTCGAGAAAAAGAACGTACCGTATGGAGATGTTCCCAGCTATACAGGCACTATCGTTCCTTCAAAGCCATCATCTGGCGGATATTCATTTGAGTTTGCAGGCTGGGATACTGCACCGGTAGCAGTAACCGGACCCGCAACATATACCGCTACTTATACCAGGAAGGAAATTGAATATAAAGTAACGTTCGTCGACGATGACGGAGTTGAGATCTGTTCAGATACAGTGAAATATCATGAAGTTCCTGTCTTTAATGGAAACAATCCTGTTAGGAAGGAAACAGATACTCACACATTTACTTTTGTGGGCTGGTCTGACGGAAAAACAACATATAGTCTGGATCAGGGACTTCCTCAAATTGAAAGCGATACGACATTTTCACCTGTCTTTGATCCTGTGGTTAAACCTGTTTATACTGTCGGTGAAGTAAAAGGTGACGGACAAAATTCCGATATCGTAATCGATGTTCACAGAAATGTAGACGATGAGAACTGCTTAACATATTTCCTCGGCGCAGCTATCGATGGTACTGAAATGAAGGCCGATGACCAGTACACTGCAACAAAGGGCAGTACGATAATCACGATCAAAAAGGACTACACAAGCACATTATCTGCAGGTGAACATGAGGTTACTGTTAAATTCAACGACGGTTCGGTTTCTACAAAGGTAACGATCGCGGCTAAGGCTAATACAGATGTACCTGCGACAGGAGAAGTCACCGGCCCTGCAACATATATCGGTTTAGCTATTGTAGCAGTTGCATGTGCATGCGGCGCAGGAGTCGTACTTCTTAAGAAACGCAAAGAAGCTTAA